The following coding sequences are from one Leishmania major strain Friedlin complete genome, chromosome 36 window:
- a CDS encoding putative basic transcription factor 3a, translating into MPITQEQLKRRAEMVRTGGKGSMRRTTKAHHKSTGDDKKVQVTLRRLGVTPFSDIDEAVFYRQDGSTYYFSKPKVQASMQTQCFVVSGDYDVKSADEVDAKKD; encoded by the coding sequence GCAGGAACAGCTGAAGCGCCGCGCCGAGATGGTGCGCACCGGTGGCAAGGGCTCCatgcgccgcaccaccaAGGCCCACCACAAGAGCACTGGCGATGACAAGAAGGTTCAGGTcaccctccgccgcctggGCGTCACCCCCTTCAGCGATATCGACGAGGCCGTGTTCTACCGCCAGGACGGCAGCACCTACTACTTCTCCAAGCCGAAGGTGCAGGCCTCCATGCAGACGCAGTGCTTCGTGGTGTCGGGTGACTACGATGTTAAGTCCGCCGATGAGGTGGATGCCAAGAAGGACTAA
- the GCVT1 gene encoding putative glycine synthase: protein MSASLKKTALHLFHLAQQAKMDAFAGYHMPISYGRLGVLKEHLYTREVAGIFDVSHVGQYEVRGADRERFLEHVTPVDLQRIRAGHGALTMLTNAQGGIKDDCIVTKMADHLFLVLNAGCKEKDVAHMESVLRESAMKGADVQLVPLDRSLIALQGPQAAAILSEFMDDVPGMGFMQCRQRVNIKGMEVQVTRCGYTGEDGFELSVSNTDIVALVELLMSRKAEMIGLGARDSLRLEAGLNLYGHELTEDINPVAARFMWVISKRRMAEGGFIGYEPIKYLRDNASKGAVPRLRVGLVSTGPVAREKTVIEVGGKPVGEVTSGCPSPCLKKNIAIGYLDRELAKDGVKVDLVVRGRRVAAVVVTPPFVPARYYRKPPVKGTEERRTPTIKNIAS from the coding sequence ATGAGCGCCTCCCTCAAGAAGACGGCACTCCACCTCTTCCATCTCGCTCAGCAAGCGAAGATGGATGCATTCGCGGGCTATCACATGCCCATCTCCTATGGCAGGCTGGGTGTGCTGAAGGAGCACTTGTACACTCGCGAGGTTGCCGGCATATTCGATGTATCGCATGTGGGCCAGTACGAGGTTCGCGGCGCGGACCGCGAGAGGTTCTTGGAGCACGTCACCCCGGTGGACCTCCAGCGCATCCGGGCTGGACACGGGGCGCTGACTATGCTGACGAACGCGCAAGGAGGCATCAAGGACGACTGCATCGTGACGAAGATGGCCGACCATCTGTTCCTTGTGCTGAACGCTGGGTGTAAGGAGAAGGATGTGGCGCACATGGAGAGTGTGCTGCGTGAGAGCGCGATGAAGGGTGCGGATGTGCAGCTTGTGCCGCTGGATCGCTCGCTTATTGCGCTGCAGGGCCCGCAGGCCGCCGCGATCCTCTCCGAGTTCATGGATGACGTGCCGGGCATGGGCTTCATGCAGTGCCGCCAGAGGGTGAACATCAAGGGCATGGAAGTGCAGGTGACGCGGTGCGGCTACACGGGCGAGGACGGCTTCGAATTGTCTGTGTCGAACACGGACATTGTAGCGCTTGTGGAGCTCCTCATGTCGAGGAAGGCGGAAATGATCGGCCTGGGTGCTCGCGACAGCCTTCGCCTGGAGGCGGGATTGAACCTGTACGGTCACGAGCTGACGGAGGATATCAACCCTGTGGCGGCTCGCTTCATGTGGGTGATTTCGAAGCGCCGAATGGCGGAGGGCGGCTTCATCGGCTACGAGCCCATTAAGTACTTGCGAGACAACGCCAGCAAgggcgctgtgccgcggctgcgagTGGGCCTCGTTTCCACTGGTCCGGTCGCTCGTGAGAAGACGGTCATCGAGGTGGGTGGGAAACCGGTGGGCGAGGTGACCAGTGGCTGTCCGTCTCCGTGCTTGAAGAAGAACATCGCCATCGGTTACCTGGACCGTGAGCTGGCCAAGGATGGCGTGAAGGTGGACCTGGTTGTGCGGGGCCGCCGCgtggctgctgtggtggtcACTCCGCCGTTCGTGCCTGCCCGGTACTACCGCAAGCCCCCAGTAAAGGGAACCGAGGAAAGGCGGACCCCTACCATTAAAAATATCGCATCATAG
- the GCVT-2 gene encoding putative glycine synthase, with amino-acid sequence MSASLKKTALHLFHLAQQAKMDAFAGYHMPISYGRLGVLKEHLYTREVAGIFDVSHVGQYEVRGADRERFLEHVTPVDLQRIRAGHGALTMLTNAQGGIKDDCIVTKMADHLFLVLNAGCKEKDVAHMESVLRESAMKGADVQLVPLDRSLIALQGPQAAAILSEFMDDVPGMGFMQCRQRVNIKGMEVQVTRCGYTGEDGFELSVSNTDIVALVELLMSRKAEMIGLGARDSLRLEAGLNLYGHELTEDINPVAARFMWVISKRRMAEGGFIGYEPIKYLRDNASKGAVPRLRVGLVSTGPVAREKTVIEVGGKPVGEVTSGCPSPCLKKNIAIGYLDRELAKDGVKVDLVVRGRRVAAVVVTPPFVPARYYRKPK; translated from the coding sequence ATGAGCGCCTCCCTCAAGAAGACGGCACTCCACCTCTTCCATCTCGCTCAGCAAGCGAAGATGGATGCATTCGCGGGCTATCACATGCCCATCTCCTATGGCAGGCTGGGTGTGCTGAAGGAGCACTTGTACACTCGCGAGGTTGCCGGCATATTCGATGTATCGCATGTGGGCCAGTACGAGGTTCGCGGCGCGGACCGCGAGAGGTTCTTGGAGCACGTCACCCCGGTGGACCTCCAGCGCATCCGGGCTGGACACGGGGCGCTGACTATGCTGACGAACGCGCAAGGAGGCATCAAGGACGACTGCATCGTGACGAAGATGGCCGACCATCTGTTCCTTGTGCTGAACGCTGGGTGTAAGGAGAAGGATGTGGCGCACATGGAGAGTGTGCTGCGTGAGAGCGCGATGAAGGGTGCGGATGTGCAGCTTGTGCCGCTGGATCGCTCGCTTATTGCGCTGCAGGGCCCGCAGGCCGCCGCGATCCTCTCCGAGTTCATGGATGACGTGCCGGGCATGGGCTTCATGCAGTGCCGCCAGAGGGTGAACATCAAGGGCATGGAAGTGCAGGTGACGCGGTGCGGCTACACGGGCGAGGACGGCTTCGAATTGTCTGTGTCGAACACGGACATTGTAGCGCTTGTGGAGCTCCTCATGTCGAGGAAGGCGGAAATGATCGGCCTGGGTGCTCGCGACAGCCTTCGCCTGGAGGCGGGATTGAACCTGTACGGTCACGAGCTGACGGAGGATATCAACCCTGTGGCGGCTCGCTTCATGTGGGTGATTTCGAAGCGCCGAATGGCGGAGGGCGGCTTCATCGGCTACGAGCCCATTAAGTACTTGCGAGACAACGCCAGCAAgggcgctgtgccgcggctgcgagTGGGCCTCGTTTCCACTGGTCCGGTCGCTCGTGAGAAGACGGTCATCGAGGTGGGTGGGAAACCGGTGGGCGAGGTGACCAGTGGCTGTCCGTCTCCGTGCTTGAAGAAGAACATCGCCATCGGTTACCTGGACCGTGAGCTGGCCAAGGATGGCGTGAAGGTGGACCTGGTTGTGCGGGGCCGCCGCgtggctgctgtggtggtcACTCCGCCGTTCGTGCCTGCCCGGTACTACCGTAAGCCCAAGTGA
- a CDS encoding putative glycyl tRNA synthetase, with protein MPAASSLPAKLEGFVRTEFEDTCRRRFFYGLAFDPYGGTAGLYDLGPTMCAMKSNMLHFWRQHFVIEESMCEVDTTCLTPEEVFKASGHVTRFNDVMVRDTVTGECIRADKFLEEWSEAQLEKDGITAEQKDEFLHLLHDAAGMNPPQIKAVLEKHAIKSPKGNPFSDPFPFNLMFATHIGPEGDRLGYMRPELAQGIILNFKRLMDSGNAQRMPFAGACVGTAFRNEIAPRSALIRVREFTLAEIEHFVNPSNKNHEKFDRVRDVEIWAWPRHFQASNEDPIRMTIGEAVEAKVIDNQTLGYFMGRVALFLTSIGVRFYRFRQHQSTEMAHYAQDCWDAELLTSYGWIECVGIADRSAYDLTQHSNASKKDLCAREEYDEPCMERQLLRQLTKGLIGKTFGKKAGEVMAYLNSAPVEACEAIRAAHAAGHPATVALPSGEEVSITAQMVSFEEKDVKVTGYSYTPSVIEPSFGIGRILYCLLEQSYWVRRDDGGKNDKRAVFSFSPLLAPQKVALLPLMVKPELLATISEIRQELVMRGISVRVDDSSVTIGKKYARVDELGIPFAITCDFEGDGSVTLRERDTASQVRVPKLEVASVVVDLCNPLQPLTWDSVKAKYPAQAAAAEK; from the coding sequence ATGCCCGCGGCGTCTTCCCTGCCGGCGAAGCTGGAAGGCTTCGTGCGCACCGAATTCGAGGACACATGCCGCCGTCGCTTCTTCTACGGCCTCGCCTTTGACCCCTATGGCGGAACAGCTGGCCTGTACGACCTCGGCCCCACCATGTGTGCCATGAAGAGCAACATGCTTCATTTCTGGCGCCAGCACTTCGTGATCGAGGAGAGCATGTGCGAGGTGGACACGACCTGCCTCACGCCGGAGGAGGTGTTCAAGGCGTCCGGCCATGTCACCCGCTTCAACGACGTCATGGTGCGCGACACCGTCACAGGTGAGTGCATCCGCGCTGACAAGTTTCTGGAGGAATGgagcgaggcgcagctcgaGAAGGACGGCATTACAGCGGAGCAGAAGGACGAGTTCTTGCACTTGCtgcacgacgccgccggcatGAACCCCCCCCAGATcaaggcggtgctggagaagcACGCCATCAAGTCGCCCAAGGGCAACCCTTTCAGcgaccccttccccttcaACCTCATGTTCGCCACCCACATCGGGCCGGAGGGCGACCGCCTCGGCTACATGCGCCCCGAGCTGGCTCAGGGCATCATCCTGAATTTCAAGCGCCTGATGGACTCCGGCAATGCGCAGCGCATGCCGTTTGCCGGTGCTTGCGTCGGAACCGCCTTCCGTAACGAGATTGCCCCGCGCTCCGCGCTTATTCGTGTTCGCGAGTTTACGCTGGCGGAGATCGAGCACTTTGTCAACCCGAGCAACAAGAACCACGAGAAGTTTGACCGGGTCCGCGATGTTGAGATCTGGGCGTGGCCGCGCCATTTCCAGGCGAGCAACGAGGACCCCATCCGCATGACGATCGGCGAGGCTGTTGAGGCAAAGGTGATTGACAACCAGACTCTCGGCTACTTCATGGGACGCGTTGCACTTTTCCTCACGTCCATCGGCGTCCGCTTCTACCGCTTCCGCCAGCACCAGTCGACGGAGATGGCGCACTACGCCCAGGACTGCTGGGACGCGGAGCTGCTTACCTCGTACGGCTGGATCGAGTGCGTCGGCATTGCGGACCGCTCTGCGTACGACTTGACGCAGCACAGCAACGCGTCCAAGAAGGatctgtgcgcgcgtgaggaGTACGACGAGCCCTGCATGgagcgccagctgctgcgccagctgacGAAGGGCCTCATCGGCAAGACGTTCGGCAAGAAGGCCGGTGAAGTTATGGCGTACCTCAACTCCGCCCCAGTGGAGGCGTGCGAGGCGATTCGCGCCGCCCACGCGGCCGGTCATCCGGCCACCGTCGCCCTTCCTTCTGGCGAGGAGGTCTCAATCACGGCGCAGATGGTGTCGTTTGAGGAGAAGGACGTAAAGGTGACGGGCTACAGCTACACCCCGAGTGTGATCGAGCCGTCCTTCGGCATCGGCCGCATCCTGTACTGCCTGCTGGAGCAGAGCTACTGGGTGCGCCGTGACGATGGCGGCAAAAATGACAAGCGCGCCGTCTTCAGCTTCAGCccactgctggcgccgcagaAGGTggccctgctgccgctgatggTGAAAccggagctgctcgccaccATCTCGGAGATTCGCCAGGAGCTCGTCATGCGCGGCATCTCCGTCCGCGTCGACGACAGCAGTGTCACAATCGGCAAGAAGTACGCTCGCGTGGATGAGCTTGGCATCCCGTTCGCCATCACGTGCGACTTCGAGGGAGACGGTAGCgtgacgctgcgcgagcgcgacaCGGCCTCGCAGGTGCGGGTGCCCAAGTTGGAGGTGGCTTCGGTCGTGGTGGACCTGTGCAACCCGCTCCAGCCCCTCACATGGGATTCCGTGAAGGCCAAGTACCCCGCTCaagctgccgcggcggagaaGTAG